In Dethiosulfovibrio peptidovorans, the genomic window GTCCGATGACAGCCGAGCTGGTGGTGACACCGTCGATAATTCCCTTGTCCATCAGTTCAGCCACCAGGGTCGTGACCCCCTCGTGGATGTTGGGACCGCTCCCGGACGCAACGACGATTTTCCCGCCACGACGCTTGACCGTTATCATGGTCTCGATGGCCCTGTCCACCGCCTCTCGGGAACGATCGTCCAGGTTACGATAAAAGGTCTCTATAAGATCTCTGTGTACGATCATAATATATGGTTTCCTCCTCAAAACATATACATATCATATGTCCTTGCGATACGGGATCAGACGAGAAAAGACGAGATCGTCTCCCAGGATCGATCGGCTGCCGATGGAAGCCCCTCAAAATATGCCTTTGCAGCCCGAGCAACTCTGTCTCTCCGTCCTGCTTCCAGATCTCGAAGAAAGGCTCTGCCCATCGTATCTCCATCGACGATCACCGTGCCCACACCGGCTTGGTTCAGGGCTTGCGTGGCCTCTATAAAATCCTGATATTGCGGCCCCTGACAGAAAGGGACCCCAAAGAGCGCCGGCTCCATGATGTTCTGGCCTCCCCGGGGGACAAGACTTCCACCGATGAAGGCACAATCAGCCTGGGAGTAGAGTCCGAACAGGACTCCGATTCGATCCACCACCAGAACTCGCCATCCAGGTGAGGGACGGCTGTACAGGGCCACCGGTCCCAGAGAGGTGGCCAGAGCGGCGACCTCGTCAGCCCGTTCGGGGTGACGGGGAACCAGGATCAAACGAGCGCCGGGATAACGGGCAAGGACCATGCGAAAAGCGAGCAGTACGATCTCGTCCTCGCCTCGATGGGTGCTTCCCGCCAAGACGATAGGGCGTTCAGCACCCAAAAGTTCTTTCAAAGGAGCCTGATCCAGAAGATCTTTTCGTTCTCTCAGGGCATCGGCCTTGCAGTCTCCTGTAACGATCACCCTGTCCGAGGGGAGTCCCACACCGATAAGCTTCTCCCTGTCCGAGTCAGCCCTGACCATGAGAATGGTATACAGGGACAGGACATCCCTCCAGAACCAAGGGCACCGAGCCATGGCCGTGAATGATCGATCGGAGAATCGACCGTTGATCATGAAGGACGGCGTGCCT contains:
- a CDS encoding 3-deoxy-D-manno-octulosonic acid transferase, with the translated sequence MSGLWEWSIFTSSFRPDSTDMSLPIALYRGVAMAAFAFASPWLCRRYAGHGLEERRGRYASSLIQMLRRKGRPLWVHAVSVGEVQSASPFLRRAAACTQRPLILSCTTATGKEMASQLLDGVVDQVLSAPWDSPLVVHRASTSIRPKAYVTVETEIWPGILWEMRRQGTPSFMINGRFSDRSFTAMARCPWFWRDVLSLYTILMVRADSDREKLIGVGLPSDRVIVTGDCKADALRERKDLLDQAPLKELLGAERPIVLAGSTHRGEDEIVLLAFRMVLARYPGARLILVPRHPERADEVAALATSLGPVALYSRPSPGWRVLVVDRIGVLFGLYSQADCAFIGGSLVPRGGQNIMEPALFGVPFCQGPQYQDFIEATQALNQAGVGTVIVDGDTMGRAFLRDLEAGRRDRVARAAKAYFEGLPSAADRSWETISSFLV